One stretch of Dyella jiangningensis DNA includes these proteins:
- a CDS encoding GNAT family N-acetyltransferase, whose amino-acid sequence MPDHPDIRVQPIDASLRSALLELAVHEAQYDFVGPIAVSLVDAEACEGSEPMAILRDGAPIGFYRLEYRPRSIADMDFERATVGLRSFFIDARWQGQGLGARALAAALADLAQRHPQMRDVVLTVNLRNTAALALYRRAGFRETGGLYHGGRSGPQHVMLCALPL is encoded by the coding sequence ATGCCTGACCATCCCGATATCCGCGTCCAGCCCATCGACGCGTCCCTGCGTTCCGCCCTGCTCGAACTGGCGGTGCACGAGGCGCAGTACGATTTCGTCGGCCCTATCGCGGTGTCGCTGGTGGACGCGGAGGCCTGCGAAGGCAGCGAGCCCATGGCGATACTGCGCGATGGCGCACCGATCGGTTTCTATCGCCTGGAATACCGGCCACGCAGCATCGCCGACATGGATTTCGAGCGCGCCACGGTGGGCCTGCGCTCGTTCTTCATCGATGCGCGCTGGCAAGGCCAGGGCCTGGGTGCACGGGCGCTTGCCGCCGCCCTGGCCGATCTCGCGCAGCGCCACCCGCAGATGCGCGACGTGGTGCTGACCGTGAACCTGCGCAACACGGCGGCCCTCGCGCTCTACCGGCGCGCCGGCTTCCGGGAGACCGGTGGGCTGTACCATGGCGGGCGCTCGGGGCCGCAGCACGTGATGCTGTGCGCCCTGCCCCTTTGA
- a CDS encoding exodeoxyribonuclease III: MRIISLNANGIRSAGTKGVFEWLRQQKADVVCLQETKSQEDQLSDPMFRPDGHHCFYRDASSKKGYSGVAIYAKREPDEVRTALGWEPFDCEGRYIEARFGKLSVVSLYVPSGSSGEERQTFKFKVMDWIAPVFAEWMKSGRDYVLCGDWNIVRSELDIKNWRSNQKNSGCLPEERAWLNDLVDKHGWVDSYRTLHPNGQDYTWWSNRGNARANDVGWRIDYQIVTPSLRDRLKRCSIYRDQRFSDHAPFTVDYAD; the protein is encoded by the coding sequence ATGCGCATCATCAGCCTCAACGCCAACGGCATCCGTTCGGCCGGCACCAAGGGCGTGTTCGAGTGGCTTCGCCAGCAGAAGGCCGACGTGGTCTGCCTGCAGGAAACCAAGTCGCAGGAAGACCAGCTCAGCGACCCGATGTTCCGCCCTGACGGCCACCATTGCTTCTATCGCGATGCCAGCAGCAAGAAGGGCTACAGCGGCGTGGCCATCTACGCCAAGCGTGAGCCGGACGAGGTGCGCACCGCGCTGGGCTGGGAACCGTTCGATTGCGAAGGTCGCTACATCGAAGCACGCTTCGGCAAGCTCAGCGTCGTGTCGCTGTACGTGCCGTCGGGTTCCTCCGGCGAAGAGCGCCAGACCTTCAAGTTCAAGGTGATGGACTGGATCGCGCCGGTCTTCGCCGAGTGGATGAAGAGCGGCCGCGACTACGTGCTGTGCGGTGACTGGAACATCGTGCGCAGCGAGCTGGACATCAAGAACTGGCGCTCCAACCAGAAGAACTCCGGCTGCCTGCCCGAAGAGCGCGCGTGGCTCAACGACCTGGTCGACAAGCACGGCTGGGTCGACAGTTACCGCACGCTGCATCCCAACGGCCAGGATTACACCTGGTGGTCCAATCGTGGCAACGCGCGCGCCAACGACGTGGGTTGGCGCATCGACTACCAGATCGTCACGCCGTCGCTGCGCGATCGCCTGAAGCGCTGCTCGATCTATCGCGACCAGCGCTTCTCCGACCATGCACCGTTCACGGTCGACTATGCCGACTGA